One window of the Oncorhynchus mykiss isolate Arlee chromosome 5, USDA_OmykA_1.1, whole genome shotgun sequence genome contains the following:
- the LOC110524283 gene encoding cyclic AMP-responsive element-binding protein 3-like protein 3-B, which translates to MMDHYSDQGCDGIELLDLLFDQNDGILRHEEMGHHGNHAWPIHKPNMLRPTKLQGEDFLNTLLSDSVSGSPLWSPSPSDSGISEDPHSDQMDSPKRPESPPTEPHFLPPQPHTRAALDTDFSININGWDSGFYPGRTDGTKCSSDVHKTQLTSSFPLTVKELLLSGTSELPPQQSQQSFQELILNEDEKKLLAKEGVTLPSQLPLTKYEERILKKIRRKIRNKQSAQESRKKKKEYIDGLESRMTACNTHNQELQRKVFQLEKCNTSLMEQLRRMQTLVMNGSKKAAQAGTCVLVLLLSFSLILFPNLKPFSEPKVSQGGDFSPVRVQSRSLHNLQSSRVLHVIDQPYHTADDEPKSPHHHFPGDQGVNEMTSLLGKLGTGDGSQGLSNLDPMSPNNSLDEQAHFHGDPITGHIATVTLNPHRRATLRPHADDM; encoded by the exons ATGATGGACCACTACTCAGACCAG GGTTGCGACGGGATTGAGCTGCTTGATTTGCTGTTTGATCAGAACGATGGCATCCTCCGTCACGAGGAGATGGGGCACCATGGGAACCATGCCTGGCCCATTCACAAGCCAAAC ATGCTGCGTCCAACAAAGCTACAGGGCGAGGACTTCTTGAACACCCTCCTGAGTGACTCGGTTTCGGGGTCACCCCTATGGTCTCCCTCTCCCAGTGACAGTGGAATCAGTGAGGACCCCCACTCCGATCAGATGGACAGCCCCAAGCGCCCTGAGAGTCCTCCCACAGAGCCCCATTTCCTCCCCCCTCAGCCACACACCAGGGCCGCCCTGGACACAGACTTCTCCATTAATATCA ATGGCTGGGACTCAGGCTTCTACCCAGGAAGGACTGATGGGACAAAGTGTTCCTCTGATGTACACAAAACCCAGCTGACCTCTAGCTTTCCCCTCACTGTCAAGGAGCTACTGCTCTCTGGTACATCTGAGCTG CCCCCACAGCAGTCCCAGCAGTCCTTCCAAGAGTTGATTCTCAATGAGGACGAGAAAAAGCTGCTGGCCAAGGAGGGGGTGACTCTGCCTAGCCAACTACCCCTCACCAAG TATGAGGAGAGGATTCTGAAGAAAATTCGCAGAAAAATCCGGAACAAGCAGTCGGCCCAAGAGAGCAGGAAGAAGAAAAAGGAATATATTGATGGTCTGGAGAGCAG GATGACTGCCTGCAACACACACAACCAGGAgctgcagaggaaggtgttccaGTTGGAGAAATGCAACAC GTCTCTGATGGAGCAGCTGCGTAGGATGCAGACTCTGGTAATGAACGGCTCTAAAAAGGCCGCCCAGGCTGGGACCTGTGTTCTG GTGCTgctcctgtctttctccctcatCCTCTTCCCAAACCTGAAACCTTTCTCCGAGCCCAAGGTCAGCCAAGGAGGGGACTTCAGCCCAGTGAGAG TACAGTCACGATCCCTGCACAACCTCCAGTCTTCCAGAGTGCTGCATGTCATTGACCAGCCGTATCATACTGCCGACGACGAGCCCAAGTCTCCGCACCACCATTTCCCAGGAGACCAGGGGGTAAATGAGATGACCTCTCTGCTGGGTAAGCTGGGCACCGGTGACGGCAGCCAGGGGCTGTCCAATCTCGACCCCATGTCTCCCAACAATAGCCTGGATGAGCAAGCCCATTTCCACGGGGACCCCATTACCGGCCACATAGCTACAGTGACCTTGAATCCACACCGCAGAGCCACACTACGCCCACATGCTGATGACATGTGA